Part of the Trueperaceae bacterium genome is shown below.
CTCTTCTGGCCCGATTCAGACGAGAGTCAGGCGCAAACCAACCTCAGGCGGGAGCTTCACAGGCTGCGCCGGCTGCTGCCACAGACAGAACAGCTGATGCTGGCCGAGGACCACAGGCTGGGCGTGCGACCCGGGGCCGTCGAGTGCGACGTGCAGCTCTTCGAAAGGCAACTCGACCTGGCGAGCAGCGAAAGCAGCGTGAAGGAGCGACTCGAGCGCCTGCACCAGGCGGTGGCGACGTACAAGGGAGAGCTTCTGCCGGAGTACTACGACGACTGGGTCCTGGAGGAGCGGGAACGGTTGCAGGAGCGTTTCCTGGGCGCACTAGAGCGCATCGTCCAACTGTTGGAGGCGGCCGGCGAACTGGCGGAAGCGATCGAGCATGCCCGCCGTTGGCAACACCTCGACCCGTTGTCCGAGCGGGCCGTCGCGACCCTCGTCAAGCTCCACTCCCACAACGGCGATCGCGCTCTTGCTCTGAGTTTGCTCGAGAGGTACGGATCGAGGCTCGAACGGGACACGGGCCTCGGACCAGGGCCCGAGCTGCGGGCCCTGCGCAAGCAGTTGACCGGATCACGATAGGCCACTCGCGAGGCGAACGCGATGGAACGCCGGCCGAACGGTTCGGGTACTAATGTCCCTTCGGAAAGGAGAAACGAGACGATAGGGCGACCCGCCTCCGACGGAGGAGTTGCCCTAGGAGCCTAGAGCTCGCTGGCGACCGATGAGGCGAGTTGCGGGCGGGCGGACGCCGTTCAGGCGCCGGGAGGTGCAAGGTGCTAGCCGAAGCCGTAGGTTTGGAGGGGCTCAGCGTGAGGTTGAGGGGCACGCTGATCGAGCCGGGGGAGCCGCGGTACGACGAGGCTCGCAAGGTCTACAACGGGATGATCGACAGGCGGCCGGCGGCGATCGCCCGCTGCGCAGACGTCGCCGACGTCATCGCCTGCGTCGAATTCGCCAGGAGCGCCGGGATGGCGCTGGCGATACTCGGTGGTGGGCACAACGCCGGTGGACTGGGAGTGTGCGACGACGGGTTGGTCATCGACCTGTCGCCCATGAGGGGGATACGGGTCGATCCGCAAGCCCGAACGGTGAGGGTCGAAGGCGGGTGCACCTGGGGCGACGTCGACCACGCCACTCACGCCTTCGGCCTCGCCACGCCAAGCGGCATCATCTCCACCACCGGCGTGGGCGGACTCACCCTTGGCGGCGGGATGGGCCACCTGACCCGAAAGTTCGGTCTCACCATCGACAACCTGCTGGAGGCGGACGTCGTACTTGCCGACGGCAGGCTGGTAACAGCCAGCGAAACGGAGAACGCCGACCTCTTCTGGGCGTTGCGCGGAGGCGGAGGCAACTTCGGTGTCGTGACCTCCTTCCTCCTGCGCCTGCACCCGCTCTCGACCGTGATCGCCGGTCCGACGCTATGGGATATCGATCGGGCGTCGGAGGTGATGCGCTGGTACCGGGAGTTCCTCCCCGCCGCTCCGGATGACCTGAACGGCTTCTTCGCCTTCCTGGTGGTGCCGCCGGCGCCACCTTTCCCCGAGGAGTTGCAGCTGCGTTCGATGTGCGGGGTGGTGTGGTGTTACACCGGTCCCCCCGAGCGTGCCGAGCAGGACCTGGAGCCTATCCGGCAGATGGGACCGGTCCTCTACGGCTTGCAGGAGATGCCCTACCCGATGCTGCAGGGAGCCTTCGACGCCCTCTATCCGAAGGGTCTGCACTGGTACTGGAAGGCCGATTTCGTCAGCGAGCTGACCGACGAAGCGATCGACCTGCACGTCCAGCATGGGATGCAGCTTCCGACCATGCACTCGACCATGCACCTCTACCCGGTCGACGGCGCGGCCGGACGCGTCGCCCCGGCTGCCACAGCATTCAGCTATCGCGACGCCCAGTGGTCGGAGGTCATCGTGGGGGTCGACCCCGACCCGGCGAAGGCCGAACTGCTGAGGGAGTGGGCGGTGGGTTACTGGAACGCGCTGCACCCCTATTCGTTACCGGGGGCCTACGTGAACTTCATGATGCACGATGAGGGTCAGCAGCGGATCGAGGCAACCTATCGGGACAACTACCGGCGCCTGGTGCAGATCAAGGACCATTACGACCCGGCCAACCTCTTCAGGGCCAATCAGAATATCCGCCCCAGCGGCCTTGGCGACC
Proteins encoded:
- a CDS encoding bacterial transcriptional activator domain-containing protein, which encodes MALLEFGLLGGFQFSDPSGTTAALGTSRPEKLLAYLLLKSGSPQPRRRLAYLFWPDSDESQAQTNLRRELHRLRRLLPQTEQLMLAEDHRLGVRPGAVECDVQLFERQLDLASSESSVKERLERLHQAVATYKGELLPEYYDDWVLEERERLQERFLGALERIVQLLEAAGELAEAIEHARRWQHLDPLSERAVATLVKLHSHNGDRALALSLLERYGSRLERDTGLGPGPELRALRKQLTGSR
- a CDS encoding FAD-binding oxidoreductase, encoding MLAEAVGLEGLSVRLRGTLIEPGEPRYDEARKVYNGMIDRRPAAIARCADVADVIACVEFARSAGMALAILGGGHNAGGLGVCDDGLVIDLSPMRGIRVDPQARTVRVEGGCTWGDVDHATHAFGLATPSGIISTTGVGGLTLGGGMGHLTRKFGLTIDNLLEADVVLADGRLVTASETENADLFWALRGGGGNFGVVTSFLLRLHPLSTVIAGPTLWDIDRASEVMRWYREFLPAAPDDLNGFFAFLVVPPAPPFPEELQLRSMCGVVWCYTGPPERAEQDLEPIRQMGPVLYGLQEMPYPMLQGAFDALYPKGLHWYWKADFVSELTDEAIDLHVQHGMQLPTMHSTMHLYPVDGAAGRVAPAATAFSYRDAQWSEVIVGVDPDPAKAELLREWAVGYWNALHPYSLPGAYVNFMMHDEGQQRIEATYRDNYRRLVQIKDHYDPANLFRANQNIRPSGLGDLQPEVAEMPPKEIPGK